From Daucus carota subsp. sativus chromosome 6, DH1 v3.0, whole genome shotgun sequence, the proteins below share one genomic window:
- the LOC108224955 gene encoding pentatricopeptide repeat-containing protein At1g62914, mitochondrial-like isoform X1, which translates to MSSILYSCLRRHQQGSACFQLLSHLQSLNIAQLHFDAHNNNNSNPSCSPHIELQRLLVEKSKSGFDNLADALAVFDKMLKSQPLPHDFHFNQLLTALVRMKHYNVVVSLFRDMCSLCVPIDVISFNIVINCCCHSNRIDFAFALLAGIFKRGFVPDVFTYTTLIRGLCCQHKSAEARVMFTNLVKFKEFEPNVVSYSTMINGLCKTGHTDMAVWLFRFMEKSECKPNTVTYSTIIDSLCKLGLVEDALKLHSEMIEKGVLPNGWTYASIIQVLCKLKRWEEVDRLLKQMINDMKVSPDVHIFTILVDAYSRSGKLDDAKRIIEIMNERGECPDTVTYSALIQAYCSQGQTDGALAVLNTIKSKKMKPNCYTYNILLDAYCRELKLDIAMDLYRNMACEGLLPTVETHNILLHGLCQLGISKEALTFFYKIQDQGHKLDIVIYRTLLDGLCKNQYVDKALSLFHLMRCNGLIPDKDTHNIIIRGCLRNKKYNEACKLMDKMVDCGFLADAFTTSLLQHLVLSEVQDPTLLAMHQKCLQSVNHEEDRRVHISKVIHSGCQGFTALHEILKPEADHHCEV; encoded by the exons atgtcTTCGATATTATATTCATGTTTACGAAGGCACCAGCAAGGTTCCGCTTGTTTTCAATTGCTATCTCACTTACAATCACTAAACATTGCTCAGCTCCATTTCGATGCTCATAATAACAACAATTCAAACCCTAGTTGTAGCCCTCACATAGAATTACAACGATTACTCGTCGAGAAATCGAAATCAGGTTTCGATAATCTGGCGGATGCTCTCGcggtgtttgataaaatgcttAAATCGCAGCCTCTCCCTCACGATTTCCACTTTAATCAGCTGCTCACGGCGCTCGTTAGAATGAAACATTACAATGTAGTTGTGTCTCTGTTTAGGGATATGTGTAGTCTATGTGTTCCGATTGATGTTATTAGCTTTAATATTGTGATCAATTGTTGTTGTCACTCGAATCGGATAGACTTTGCGTTTGCTTTGCTTGCGGGAATATTTAAGCGCGGTTTTGTGCCTGATGTGTTTACGTATACTACTTTAATTAGGGGGCTTTGTTGCCAGCATAAGTCTGCAGAGGCTAGGGTTATGTTCACGAACCTTGTCAAATTCAAAGAATTTGAGCCTAATGTAGTGAGTTATAGTACTATGATTAATGGACTTTGCAAGACAGGTCATACTGATATGGCCGTCTGGTTGTTCAGATTTATGGAGAAATCGGAGTGTAAACCTAATACAGTGACTTATTCTACAATTATTGATTCTTTGTGCAAGCTTGGTCTTGTTGAAGATGCTTTGAAGCTGCATTCGGAAATGATAGAGAAAGGCGTTTTACCGAATGGTTGGACTTACGCCTCAATCATCCAGGTACTCTGCAAATTAAAGAGATGGGAAGAGGTTGATCGGTTGCTTAAACAGATGATCAATGACATGAAAgtttctccagatgttcataTTTTTACTATATTGGTTGATGCTTATTCCAGGTCGGGGAAGTTGGACGATGCCAAGCGGATAATAGAGATAATGAATGAAAGGGGTGAATGTCCTGATACAGTTACCTACAGTGCTCTCATTCAGGCATATTGTTCACAAGGACAAACGGATGGGGCATTGGCTGTCCTGAATACCATTAAAAGTAAGAAGATGAAGCCCAACTGTTATACATATAACATTCTGTTGGATGCATATTGCAGGGAGCTGAAACTGGACATAGCTATGGATCTTTACCGAAACATGGCATGTGAAGGTCTGCTGCCCACAGTTGAAACTCACAACATTTTGTTACACGGACTATGTCAGCTGGGTATATCTAAGGAAGCACTGACCTTTTTCTACAAAATTCAAGACCAAGGCCATAAGCTGGATATTGTGATATACCGGACCTTGTTAGATGGTCTTTGCAAGAACCAGTACGTTGATAAGGCATTGTCTTTATTTCACTTGATGAGATGCAATGGTTTAATTCCTGACAAGGACACTCATAATATAATCATTCGTGGATGTCTTCGGAATAAGAAGTATAATGAAGCATGTAAACTGATGGACAAAATGGTGGATTGCGGCTTCTTAGCAGATGCATTTACAACATCTTTACTACAGCACCTAGTCTTATCAGAAGTACAGGATCCAACTCTCCTTGCAATGCATCAGAAGTGCTTGCAGTCAG TCAATCATGAGGAAGATCGTCGTGTACACATATCTAAAGTTATCCATAGTGGTTGTCAAG GTTTCACAGCCCTGCATGAAATTTTGAAGCCAGAAGCAGATCACCACTGTGAAGTTTGA
- the LOC108224955 gene encoding pentatricopeptide repeat-containing protein At1g62914, mitochondrial-like isoform X2 codes for MSSILYSCLRRHQQGSACFQLLSHLQSLNIAQLHFDAHNNNNSNPSCSPHIELQRLLVEKSKSGFDNLADALAVFDKMLKSQPLPHDFHFNQLLTALVRMKHYNVVVSLFRDMCSLCVPIDVISFNIVINCCCHSNRIDFAFALLAGIFKRGFVPDVFTYTTLIRGLCCQHKSAEARVMFTNLVKFKEFEPNVVSYSTMINGLCKTGHTDMAVWLFRFMEKSECKPNTVTYSTIIDSLCKLGLVEDALKLHSEMIEKGVLPNGWTYASIIQVLCKLKRWEEVDRLLKQMINDMKVSPDVHIFTILVDAYSRSGKLDDAKRIIEIMNERGECPDTVTYSALIQAYCSQGQTDGALAVLNTIKSKKMKPNCYTYNILLDAYCRELKLDIAMDLYRNMACEGLLPTVETHNILLHGLCQLGISKEALTFFYKIQDQGHKLDIVIYRTLLDGLCKNQYVDKALSLFHLMRCNGLIPDKDTHNIIIRGCLRNKKYNEACKLMDKMVDCGFLADAFTTSLLQHLVLSEVQDPTLLAMHQKCLQSGFTALHEILKPEADHHCEV; via the exons atgtcTTCGATATTATATTCATGTTTACGAAGGCACCAGCAAGGTTCCGCTTGTTTTCAATTGCTATCTCACTTACAATCACTAAACATTGCTCAGCTCCATTTCGATGCTCATAATAACAACAATTCAAACCCTAGTTGTAGCCCTCACATAGAATTACAACGATTACTCGTCGAGAAATCGAAATCAGGTTTCGATAATCTGGCGGATGCTCTCGcggtgtttgataaaatgcttAAATCGCAGCCTCTCCCTCACGATTTCCACTTTAATCAGCTGCTCACGGCGCTCGTTAGAATGAAACATTACAATGTAGTTGTGTCTCTGTTTAGGGATATGTGTAGTCTATGTGTTCCGATTGATGTTATTAGCTTTAATATTGTGATCAATTGTTGTTGTCACTCGAATCGGATAGACTTTGCGTTTGCTTTGCTTGCGGGAATATTTAAGCGCGGTTTTGTGCCTGATGTGTTTACGTATACTACTTTAATTAGGGGGCTTTGTTGCCAGCATAAGTCTGCAGAGGCTAGGGTTATGTTCACGAACCTTGTCAAATTCAAAGAATTTGAGCCTAATGTAGTGAGTTATAGTACTATGATTAATGGACTTTGCAAGACAGGTCATACTGATATGGCCGTCTGGTTGTTCAGATTTATGGAGAAATCGGAGTGTAAACCTAATACAGTGACTTATTCTACAATTATTGATTCTTTGTGCAAGCTTGGTCTTGTTGAAGATGCTTTGAAGCTGCATTCGGAAATGATAGAGAAAGGCGTTTTACCGAATGGTTGGACTTACGCCTCAATCATCCAGGTACTCTGCAAATTAAAGAGATGGGAAGAGGTTGATCGGTTGCTTAAACAGATGATCAATGACATGAAAgtttctccagatgttcataTTTTTACTATATTGGTTGATGCTTATTCCAGGTCGGGGAAGTTGGACGATGCCAAGCGGATAATAGAGATAATGAATGAAAGGGGTGAATGTCCTGATACAGTTACCTACAGTGCTCTCATTCAGGCATATTGTTCACAAGGACAAACGGATGGGGCATTGGCTGTCCTGAATACCATTAAAAGTAAGAAGATGAAGCCCAACTGTTATACATATAACATTCTGTTGGATGCATATTGCAGGGAGCTGAAACTGGACATAGCTATGGATCTTTACCGAAACATGGCATGTGAAGGTCTGCTGCCCACAGTTGAAACTCACAACATTTTGTTACACGGACTATGTCAGCTGGGTATATCTAAGGAAGCACTGACCTTTTTCTACAAAATTCAAGACCAAGGCCATAAGCTGGATATTGTGATATACCGGACCTTGTTAGATGGTCTTTGCAAGAACCAGTACGTTGATAAGGCATTGTCTTTATTTCACTTGATGAGATGCAATGGTTTAATTCCTGACAAGGACACTCATAATATAATCATTCGTGGATGTCTTCGGAATAAGAAGTATAATGAAGCATGTAAACTGATGGACAAAATGGTGGATTGCGGCTTCTTAGCAGATGCATTTACAACATCTTTACTACAGCACCTAGTCTTATCAGAAGTACAGGATCCAACTCTCCTTGCAATGCATCAGAAGTGCTTGCAGTCAG GTTTCACAGCCCTGCATGAAATTTTGAAGCCAGAAGCAGATCACCACTGTGAAGTTTGA
- the LOC108193004 gene encoding thiosulfate/3-mercaptopyruvate sulfurtransferase 2: MAASIISRTLFATNRVLQSSYAVPHKTRFLSSVFNIKPSHFRVASYAKHKTSGYFSTMASSVSGVTAASSVQSMSTSEPVVSVDWLHANLRDPDMKVLDASWYMPNEQRNPLQEYQVAHIPGALFFDVDGISDQATNLPHMLPSEDAFAAAVSALGIENKDGVVVYDGKGIFSAARVWWMFRVFGHDKIWVLDGGLPRWRASGFDVESSASSDAILKASAASDAIEKVYQGQAVTPITFQARLQPHLVWNLEQVQKNIEENSHQVVDARSKARFDGTAPEPRKGIRAGHVPGSKCVPFPQLLDSSQSLLPPASLKEKFEQEGISLDQPIVTSCGTGVTACILALGLHRLGKTDVPVYDGSWTEWGAHPDTPVSTSDLAETQ, encoded by the exons atggCAGCTTCGATTATATCAAGAACTCTTTTTGCTACTAATCGCGTTCTTCAATCTTCTTACGCTGTTCCACACAAGACCCGGTTTTTATCTTCTGTGTTTAAT ATAAAACCTTCACACTTTAGGGTTGCTTCTTATGCTAAACATAAGACTTCTGGTTATTTTTCTACTATGGCTTCATCTGTTAGTGGGGTGACAGCTGCTTCATCAGTACAGTCCATGTCTACTAGTGAACCTGTTGTATCAGTTGATTGGCTCCATGCCAACTTGCGAGATCCGGATATGAAG GTTCTAGATGCATCATGGTATATGCCAAACGAACAGAGGAACCCACTACAGGAGTATCAA GTTGCCCACATTCCTGGTGCCCTTTTCTTTGATGTTGATGGGATATCAGATCAAGCTACGAAT TTGCCGCACATGCTGCCATCAGAAGATGCTTTTGCTGCTGCTGTTTCAGCTCTTGGTATTGAGAACAAAGATGGAGTTGTAGTTTATGATGGGAAGGGCATTTTTAGTGCTGCTCGAGTGTGGTG GATGTTCCGAGTCTTTGGGCATGATAAAATATGGGTGTTAGATGGAGGCCTTCCAAGATGGCGTGCTTCAGGATTTGATGTTGAGTCGAGTGCTTCTAGTGATGCTATCTTGAAAGCTAGTGCTGCAAGTGACGCAATAGAGAAAGTATATCAAGGACAGGCA GTCACACCAATTACATTTCAAGCCAGATTACAGCCGCATCTTGTTTGGAATCTAGAGCAG GTTCAAAAAAACATTGAGGAAAATTCACATCAAGTTGTAGATGCTCGTTCGAAGGCCAg GTTTGATGGCACAGCGCCTGAGCCTAGAAAGGGAATAAGAGCTGGTCATGTGCCTGGAAGCAAGTGTGTTCCGTTTCCACAG TTATTGGATAGCTCGCAGTCACTCTTACCACCAGCCAGTCTCAAAGAAAAATTTGAGCAAGAAG GCATTTCCTTGGACCAACCTATTGTAACTTCATGTGGCACTGGTGTTACGGCTTGCATTCTTGCACTG GGCCTCCACCGTCTTGGAAAGACTGATGTTCCGGTGTATGATGGGTCCTGGACAGAATGGGGAGCACATCCTGATACTCCAGTTTCCACTTCTGATCTAGCTGAAACTCAATAA
- the LOC108226463 gene encoding tRNA (mnm(5)s(2)U34)-methyltransferase, chloroplastic, with amino-acid sequence MSKLHHPISTLFFSHKPFLFVPASSLRNPRNFFNFTTNSTNNHSLVAAAQAQSPIAKKPPNLPGLENVMLEYMFGKKKATEVAHSVWKCVVQKGDAVIDATCGNGYDTLAMLNMVADKSQKGRVYALDLQDVALQNTRSLLDESLDDNERELVELFSTCHSKLEEVIPRNITVRLVAFNLGYLPGGDKTMITKSDTTLLGLEAAERVVAPGGLISLLVYVGHPGGREEFETVQAFASGLAVDKWSCCKLEMLNKPLAPIIVFLFKR; translated from the exons ATGTCGAAACTACACCACCCCATTTCAACCCTCTTCTTCTCTCATAAACCCTTCCTTTTTGTACCCGCTTCATCACTCAGAAACCCTAgaaattttttcaatttcacTACAAATTCAACCAATAATCACAGCCTCGTCGCTGCCGCTCAAGCTCAGTCTCCAATTGCAAAGAAGCCTCCTAATCTCCCAG GTTTGGAAAATGTGATGTTAGAGTACATGTTTGGGAAGAAGAAAGCTACTGAAGTTGCTCACTC GGTGTGGAAATGTGTAGTCCAGAAAGGGGATGCAGTTATCGATGCCACTTGTGGTAATGGGTATGATACCTTAGCAATGCTTAATATGGTTGCTGATAAGTCACAAAAAGGCCGTGTTTATGCATTAGATCTTCAAGATGTTGCTTTACAAAATACTCGTTCTTTGCTGGATGAATCACTGGATGACAATGAG AGAGAACTCGTTGAGCTCTTTAGCACATGTCACAGTAAATTGGAGGAAGTCATACCAAGAAACATCACAGTGAG GCTAGTTGCATTTAACTTGGGTTACCTTCCTGGAGGTGACAAAACAATGATTACCAAGTCAGATACAACACTTCTGGGATTAGAAGCAGCAGAGAGAGTAGTTGCACCTGGAGGTCTCATCAGCTTGCTGGTTTATGTTGGGCACCCCGGTGGAAG GGAAGAGTTTGAGACGGTCCAAGCATTTGCTTCTGGTTTGGCGGTTGATAAATGGAGCTGCTGCAAGCTTGAAATGTTAAACAAACCACTTGCTCCTATTATTGTTTTCTTATTTAAGCGATAA
- the LOC108224824 gene encoding peroxisomal 2,4-dienoyl-CoA reductase [(3E)-enoyl-CoA-producing] translates to MESPFKPNILNGKVALLTGGGSGIGYEISSQFGQHGACVAIMGRRKSVLDSAVASLRSLGIQAVGFEGDVRKQEDAKKVVESTIKHFGKLDILVNAAAGNFLVSAEDLSPNGFRTVMDIDSVGTFTMCREALKYLKKGAPGRTSSSGGSILNISATLHYTASFYQIHVSAAKAAVDALTRNLALEWGTDYDIRVNGIAPGPIGDTAGMSKLGPDEIKNSSRKEMPLYKLGEKWDIAVAALYLTSEAGKYVNGTTLVVDGGLWLSRPRPLPKEAVKQLSRTVEKRSRAAPVGVPTSKL, encoded by the exons ATGGAGAGCCCATTTAAACCAAACATTCTTAATGGCAAGGTAGCCCTGTTGACTGGAGGCGGGTCGGGTATTGGGTACGAAATATCCAGCCAGTTCGGTCAACATGGAGCTTGTGTTGCTATCATGGGTCGCCGCAAGTCTGTTCTTGATTCTGCTGTTGCCTCTCTTCGATCACTTGGGATTCAG GCTGTTGGATTTGAGGGTGATGTTCGCAAACAGGAAGATGCAAAAAAAGTTGTGGAATCAACTATAAAGCACTTCGGAAAGCTTGATATTCTTGTTAATGCAGCAGCTGGCAATTTTCTGGTGTCAGCTGAGGATTTGTCTCCTAATGGATTCCGAACAG TGATGGATATTGATTCAGTTGGTACCTTCACCATGTGTCGCGAAGCTcttaaatatcttaaaaaaggAGCTCCAGGCAGGACATCATCAAGTGGTGGAAGCATATTGAATATCAGTGCTACTTTACATTACACAGCATCTTTTTATCAAATCCATGTATCCGCTGCCAAG GCAGCTGTGGATGCTCTTACGAGAAATTTGGCTTTAGAATGGGGAACTGATTATGATATCAGAGTAAATGGAATTGCTCCTGGCCCCATTGGTGACACTGCTGGTATGAGTAAACTGGGACCTGATGAAATAAAAAACAGCTCTAGAAAAGAGATGCCTCTATATAAACTTGGAGAGAAGTGGGATATAGCTGTTGCAGCACTCTACCTTACATCAGAAGCTG GTAAATACGTCAATGGCACCACTCTTGTAGTTGATGGTGGACTCTGGCTGAGCAGGCCCCGCCCTTTACCAAAAGAGGCAGTGAAGCAGCTTTCCCGCACAGTGGAGAAACGTTCAAGAGCTGCACCTGTCGGGGTTCCCACAAGCAAACTTTAG
- the LOC135147292 gene encoding nuclear transcription factor Y subunit C-2-like: MTPADLKKHKLPLAPVKRIMRADNDIRMIVQETVAVFAKTCEMFILDTTSQAWINNEKDGRRNVQKKDIALFATHLNLLKLAINDNKAIALSGGLAKLPIPGEEEAALLYTLVLKRCW; this comes from the exons ATGACGCCAGCAGACCTCAAGAAGCACAAGCTCCCACTTGCTCCGGTTAAAAGGATAATGAGAGCGGATAATGATATCAGGATGATTGTCCAGGAAACTGTAGCTGTCTTTGCTAAGACTTGCGAGATGTTTATCCTTGATACGACTTCACAAGCCTGGATCAACAATGAGAAAGATGGAAGAAGAAATGTTCAAAAGAAAGATATTGCT cTCTTTGCCACGCATCTAAATCTGCTGAAACTGGCAATTAATGATAACAAAGCTATTGCACTTTCAGGTGGACTTGCAAAACTGCCTATCCCTGGGGAAGAGGAGGCTGCATTATTGTATACACTGGTACTGAAACGTTGCTGGTAG
- the LOC108225121 gene encoding UDP-glucosyltransferase 29-like → MAESKGRGITVLMLPWLGYSHVSSYLELGKRLTKRGVSVHLCSTPVNLASVKKALLNSPSIKTIEIHLPNLPELPPHYHTVNGLPPNLLSTLRKAFDMAAPNLSDIIRTLKPDLLINDIFQHWAPQVALSQNVPTVSYITNGAVTTCYWTHFEINGRHSPFPYPEIYVTDYEKAKFEKLMKVHAHGIGTAERVSSCVRESKLILVKSCDEIEGKYIDYFSTLCRKKVLPVGLLVSETVDWKQDDDCEIFEWLDKKDEASTLFVSMGTECHLSKEEVEEMASGLELSGVNFIWVVKCPDRDFIGDFLKIFRERIGEKGIILETWAPQTRILAHPSIGGFVSHCGRGSVTEALAYGVPIIAMPMQYDQPLNARVVNEAGLGAEVKRDGNGRFRGSDIAEVIKKVVVHKDGDEIRRKTKDLSKSRRESGDKYVDIVVEELLQLCNI, encoded by the coding sequence ATGGCGGAAAGCAAAGGGAGAGGCATAACGGTTCTGATGCTACCATGGCTAGGCTACAGCCATGTATCATCTTACCTAGAGCTCGGCAAAAGACTCACCAAAAGAGGTGTTTCTGTTCATCTATGTTCAACCCCAGTGAATCTAGCCTCAGTCAAAAAAGCCCTTCTAAACAGCCCTTCAATAAAAACAATCGAGATCCATCTTCCCAATTTGCCAGAACTTCCTCCTCATTACCACACAGTAAATGGCCTCCCACCAAACCTCCTCTCCACTCTGAGAAAAGCCTTTGACATGGCAGCCCCGAACTTGTCGGATATCATTCGAACATTAAAACCAGATTTGCTTATAAACGATATTTTCCAACATTGGGCGCCGCAAGTGGCTCTGTCCCAGAATGTTCCAACGGTCTCGTACATCACAAATGGCGCCGTGACGACGTGTTACTGGACTCATTTTGAGATTAATGGGCGCCACTCTCCGTTTCCTTATCCGGAAATATATGTCACGGACTATGAAAAGGCCAAGTTTGAGAAATTGATGAAAGTGCATGCTCATGGCATCGGGACGGCTGAGCGTGTCAGCTCTTGCGTCAGGGAATCAAAACTGATTTTAGTCAAGAGCTGTGATGAGATTGAGGGAAAGTATATTGACTATTTTTCTACTCTGTGTAGGAAAAAAGTTCTCCCAGTTGGTCTACTTGTTTCTGAGACTGTTGATTGGAAACAAGATGATGATTGCGAGATTTTCGAGTGGCTTGACAAAAAAGATGAGGCATCAACGTTGTTTGTTTCGATGGGGACCGAGTGTCACTTGTCGAAGGAAGAGGTGGAGGAGATGGCTTCTGGACTCGAGCTGAGCGGTGTGAATTTTATATGGGTTGTTAAGTGTCCCGACAGAGATTTTATCggtgattttcttaaaatatttcgCGAAAGAATTGGAGAAAAGGGAATTATTTTAGAGACATGGGCACCGCAGACCAGGATATTAGCGCATCCAAGCATCGGGGGATTCGTGAGTCATTGTGGACGGGGTTCGGTGACGGAGGCATTAGCCTACGGCGTTCCGATCATTGCAATGCCAATGCAGTATGATCAGCCGCTGAATGCTAGAGTGGTGAACGAGGCTGGGTTGGGCGCGGAGGTTAAGAGAGATGGGAATGGGAGATTCCGGGGAAGCGATATTGCAGAAGTTATAAAGAAAGTTGTGGTGCACAAGGATGGGGATGAAATAAGACGGAAGACGAAAGATTTGAGCAAGAGCCGGAGGGAGAGTGGGGACAAATATGTAGATATCGTGGTGGAAGAATTGCTTCAGCTTTGTAATATCTAG
- the LOC108226364 gene encoding uncharacterized protein LOC108226364 yields MDSHQQYIADQDADQEGNNPPPLPDTTDVVASNSVLVSVLPVYQEIQAQAQHMENVREQLRRSWANQMQELTRADLKKHSLPLAPIKRIMKADNDIRMIAQEALPLFAKACEMFIVDMTSQAWIVTEEDKRRTVQKNDIVEAVLKTNMFDFLDNIIPRDEVKKRILKAKNARQGASSSTDSGSHGNNASSVTRAVVQQPPPFVPLFRPVPQIPQSFLSVPQSQQNQETPFIPWPQGHQIPEQHLPIIPWPQAQQHLYQQTPIIPWPQTQQTPEQHLPIIPWPQAQQHLYQPWPQIQQIPEQHLSFIPCPQTQHHQDQQPSLFPWPQTQQIPEQHLSLISWPQSQQLLDQQTPEQPLISSTQAEQTTDQHTSQHFPASCILPEQSPEQQNLEQSSLQAEQQQDQQN; encoded by the coding sequence ATGGATAGTCACCAACAATACATTGCTGATCAGGATGCAGATCAAGAAGGCAATAATCCCCCTCCCCTTCCTGACACAACAGATGTTGTAGCTTCCAACAGCGTTCTAGTATCAGTACTGCCCGTGTACCAAGAAATTCAAGCACAAGCCCAGCATATGGAGAACGTGCGAGAACAACTGAGGCGATCTTGGGCTAACCAGATGCAAGAATTGACACGTGCAGACCTCAAGAAGCACAGCCTCCCGCTTGCTCCAATTAAGCGCATAATGAAAGCTGATAACGACATTAGGATGATCGCGCAGGAAGCTTTACCATTATTTGCTAAAGCTTGTGAGATGTTCATAGTTGATATGACATCACAAGCCTGGATTGTCACGGAAGAGGACAAGAGAAGGACTGTCCAGAAAAATGATATCGTTGAAGCAGTTCTTAAAACAAATATGTTTGATTTTCTTGACAACATAATTCCAAGAGATGAAGTGAAGAAAAGAATTCTCAAAGCCAAAAATGCGAGACAAGGGGCAAGTTCATCTACTGATAGTGGAAGTCATGGCAACAATGCATCGAGTGTGACAAGAGCTGTTGTTCAGCAACCCCCGCCGTTTGTCCCTTTGTTTCGGCCAGTACCACAGATCCCGCAGTCGTTTCTCTCTGTGCCTCAGTCCCAGCAAAACCAGGAGACGCCGTTCATTCCCTGGCCACAGGGTCATCAGATCCCGGAGCAGCATCTGCCAATTATTCCCTGGCCACAAGCTCAGCAGCATCTGTACCAGCAAACCCCGATTATTCCCTGGCCACAGACTCAGCAGACCCCAGAGCAGCATCTGCCAATTATTCCCTGGCCACAAGCCCAGCAGCATCTGTACCAGCCCTGGCCACAGATTCAGCAGATCCCGGAGCAGCATCTCTCATTTATTCCCTGCCCACAAACTCAGCACCATCAGGACCAGCAGCCGTCGTTATTTCCCTGGCCACAGACTCAGCAGATCCCGGAACAGCATCTGTCATTAATTTCCTGGCCACAATCTCAGCAGCTTCTGGACCAGCAGACCCCGGAGCAGCCTCTTATATCTTCTACTCAGGCTGAACAGACTACTGACCAGCATACCTCGCAGCACTTTCCTGCATCTTGTATTCTACCTGAGCAGAGTCCGGAACAGCAAAATTTAGAGCAGTCATCGCTTCAAGCTGAGCAGCAACAGGACCAGCAGAATTAG